TCGGACGGCGGCTCATCGCCGAAGACAATGCGTGCATTGTCCTGACCGGCAGTTCCGACGAGCGGGAGATGACGGCGCGTGTCGCGGCGGAATTGGGCGAACACGCCATCAATCTCGGCGGACAAACCCCCATTGGAATTCTCGAAGCCGTTCTGCGGCGATGCAGGGTCGCCCTATCAAACGACACCGGCGTCATGCACGTCGCCTATGCCATGGGCACGCCGACAGTTGCCATTTTCAGCGCGCGTTTCCATCCGAATATTTGGTATCCCTACGGCGATCGCCAGATTGTGCTGAGAAAGCGCATCGAATGCGAACTCTGCAACAAGGACATCTGCCCCAAGTACGCCTATCCGAAATGCCTTGAACTCATCTCGCCGGACGAAGTGCTCGAAGCCGTCCGGAGATTTCTGCGCAAATAACGTGGAATCTTGCTGCCGGACATGCTACAATCTCCCCGATATGCATTCGCAGACATAACGGGAGACGGTTCATGGAACTATCCGAAATATTACGCAAAACCGTTCGGGAGGCCGCCGTTGACCGCGACGGACGGCGGATCCTGCCGTGCGCGCAAGCCTTCCAGATAGCCGAACGACTCGGCGAACCGTTGGGCGCCGTCGGCCAGGCATGCAACGAGGAAAACATCCGCATTGCCCACTGCCAGCTCGGCTGTTTCAAATGAGCCGCGGTCATGGGCCCAAAACGCCGGCTTTCTGTCCGGGGTTCAAGTTGTGGCTGCGCGGCGACGATCCCAAGGAGGTCTTCGGCAGCGGCAAGTGGCGATTGCTCGAAGCCATTGAACGCGAAGGATCGTTGCGCGCGGCGGCGGAGGTTCTCGGCATCAGCTACCGGAAAGCGTGGGGCGATCTCCGCAAGGCCGAAAAGGCGCTGGGCGTCATGTTTCTCGAACGGCGGCGCGGCGGCAGCGACGGCGGGGAGACACGGCTGACTGTCGAGGGGCGCAAATGGCTCAAAGAATACAGGCGATTTCACGAACGAGTTGCGAAGTCGGTGGACAAGGCGTTTGCCACATGGTCAAACAGGATTGAAAAATGAAATCGGGCGGTTTTTTGGGGGTTTTCTGCCTAATCGCCGGGCTGGCATGGTCGGCGGACGGACCTTCCGGCGACTTGATTGTCTTTCATGCGGGCAGTCTCAGCGTGCCGATGAAGGAAATGGCGGCGGCATTTGCGGCCGAGTATCCGGCTGTGCGCGTACTGGCCGAAGCGTCAGGTAGCCGCGAATGCGCGCGAAAGATTTCCGATCTCGGCAAACCCTGCGATGTAATGGCTTCATCGGATTACGCCGTGATTGACACCCTCTTGATTCCAAAATTCGCGGACTGGAACATCAAATTCGCCGGCAACGAAATGGCCATCGTTTTTACCGGCGCCAGCAAGTATGCCGAT
The window above is part of the Candidatus Hydrogenedentota bacterium genome. Proteins encoded here:
- a CDS encoding LysR family transcriptional regulator: MSRGHGPKTPAFCPGFKLWLRGDDPKEVFGSGKWRLLEAIEREGSLRAAAEVLGISYRKAWGDLRKAEKALGVMFLERRRGGSDGGETRLTVEGRKWLKEYRRFHERVAKSVDKAFATWSNRIEK